From Oryza sativa Japonica Group chromosome 4, ASM3414082v1, one genomic window encodes:
- the LOC4335507 gene encoding aspartic proteinase 36 isoform X2 has protein sequence MDRPPAPAPAVALLLVVVVVAAAVMLAAVEGAGAEATGVFHVRRSLPAGGAGAAAEAYRAHDGSRRGRLLAAADIPLGGLGLPTDTGLYYTEIGIGTPTKRYYVQVDTGSDILWVNCISCDRCPRKSGLGLELTLYDPKDSSTGSKVSCDQGFCAATYGGLLPGCTTSLPCEYSVTYGDGSSTTGYFVSDLLQFDQVSGDGQTRPANSTVTFGCGSQQGGDLGSSNQALDGIIGFGQSNTSMLSQLSAAGKVKKIFAHCLDTINGGGIFAIGNVVQPKVKTTPLVPNMPHYNVNLKSIDVGGTALKLPSHMFDTGEKKGTIIDSGTTLTYLPEIVYKEIMLAVFAKHKDITFHNVQEFLCFQYVGRVDDDFPKITFHFENDLPLNVYPHDYFFENGDNLYCVGFQNGGLQSKDGKGMVLLGDLVLSNKLVVYDLENQVIGWTEYNCSSSIKIKDEQTGATYTVDAHNISSGWRFHWQKHLAVLLVTMVYSYLIF, from the exons ATGGACCGCCCGCCCGCGCCAGCGCCAGCGGTGGCgctgctcctcgtcgtcgtcgtcgtcgcggcggcggtaatgctggcggcggtggagggagcGGGGGCGGAAGCAACAGGGGTGTTCCACGTGCGCCGCAGCCTCCCCGCCGGTggtgcgggggcggcggcggaggcgtacCGAGCGCACgacgggagccgcagggggagGCTCCTCGCTGCCGCCGACATCCCCCtcggcggcctcggcctccccacCGACACCGG GCTGTACTACACGGAGATCGGGATCGGGACGCCGACCAAGCGGTACTACGTGCAGGTGGACACCGGCAGCGACATCCTCTGGGTGAACTGCATCTCCTGCGATCGATGCCCACGCAAGAGCGGCCTCGGG CTAGAGCTGACGCTGTATGACCCCAAGGACTCGTCTACTGGGAGCAAGGTTTCGTGCGATCAGGGGTTCTGCGCCGCCACCTACGGGGGCTTGCTGCCCGGGTGCACCACCAGCTTGCCCTGTGAGTACAGCGTCACGTATGGTGACGGTAGCTCCACCACAGGGTACTTCGTGTCCGACCTCCTGCAGTTTGATCAGGTGTCCGGGGATGGGCAGACACGACCCGCCAACTCCACCGTCACATTTGG GTGTGGTTCTCAGCAAGGTGGGGATTTAGGCAGTTCAAACCAAGCCCTTGATGGAATTATAGGGTTCGGTCAATCAAATACGTCAATGCTATCACAGTTATCTGCTGCAGGGAAGGTGAAGAAGATATTTGCTCATTGTTTGGATACTATAAACGGCGGTGGAATTTTCGCTATTGGAAATGTGGTGCAACCAAAAGTCAAAACAACACCATTGGTGCCCAATAT GCCACACTACAATGTAAACCTCAAGTCAATTGATGTTGGTGGTACTGCACTAAAGCTTCCGTCACATATGTTTGATACAGGCGAAAAGAAGGGTACCATAATTGATAGTGGTACGACCTTAACATACCTTCCGGAGATAGTTTACAAGGAAATAATGCTTGCG GTATTTGCCAAGCATAAGGATATAACCTTCCATAATGTTCAAGAATTCCTGTGTTTCCAGTATGTTGGGAG AGTGGATGATGACTTTCCAAAGATCACTTTCCATTTTGAGAATGATCTTCCTTTGAATGTGTATCCACACGATTACTTCTTCGAAAATGGG GATAACTTATATTGTGTTGGATTCCAAAATGGTGGATTACAATCAAAGGATGGGAAGGGTATGGTGCTTTTGGGAG ATCTGGTCCTTTCAAATAAGTTAGTTGTCTATGACCTGGAAAATCAAGTCATTGGCTGGACTGAGTACAACT GTTCCTCTAGCATTAAAATTAAGGATGAACAGACAGGGGCAACATACACTGTTGACGCTCACAACATCTCCTCAGGATGGAGGTTTCATTGGCAGAAGCATTTGGCTGTGTTGCTGGTAACAATGGTGTACAGCTATCTAATATTCTAA
- the LOC4335507 gene encoding aspartic proteinase 36 isoform X1: MDRPPAPAPAVALLLVVVVVAAAVMLAAVEGAGAEATGVFHVRRSLPAGGAGAAAEAYRAHDGSRRGRLLAAADIPLGGLGLPTDTGLYYTEIGIGTPTKRYYVQVDTGSDILWVNCISCDRCPRKSGLGLELTLYDPKDSSTGSKVSCDQGFCAATYGGLLPGCTTSLPCEYSVTYGDGSSTTGYFVSDLLQFDQVSGDGQTRPANSTVTFGCGSQQGGDLGSSNQALDGIIGFGQSNTSMLSQLSAAGKVKKIFAHCLDTINGGGIFAIGNVVQPKVKTTPLVPNMPHYNVNLKSIDVGGTALKLPSHMFDTGEKKGTIIDSGTTLTYLPEIVYKEIMLAVFAKHKDITFHNVQEFLCFQYVGRVDDDFPKITFHFENDLPLNVYPHDYFFENGDLNLRSKADAFSIPPESEMPKYDNLYCVGFQNGGLQSKDGKGMVLLGDLVLSNKLVVYDLENQVIGWTEYNCSSSIKIKDEQTGATYTVDAHNISSGWRFHWQKHLAVLLVTMVYSYLIF, from the exons ATGGACCGCCCGCCCGCGCCAGCGCCAGCGGTGGCgctgctcctcgtcgtcgtcgtcgtcgcggcggcggtaatgctggcggcggtggagggagcGGGGGCGGAAGCAACAGGGGTGTTCCACGTGCGCCGCAGCCTCCCCGCCGGTggtgcgggggcggcggcggaggcgtacCGAGCGCACgacgggagccgcagggggagGCTCCTCGCTGCCGCCGACATCCCCCtcggcggcctcggcctccccacCGACACCGG GCTGTACTACACGGAGATCGGGATCGGGACGCCGACCAAGCGGTACTACGTGCAGGTGGACACCGGCAGCGACATCCTCTGGGTGAACTGCATCTCCTGCGATCGATGCCCACGCAAGAGCGGCCTCGGG CTAGAGCTGACGCTGTATGACCCCAAGGACTCGTCTACTGGGAGCAAGGTTTCGTGCGATCAGGGGTTCTGCGCCGCCACCTACGGGGGCTTGCTGCCCGGGTGCACCACCAGCTTGCCCTGTGAGTACAGCGTCACGTATGGTGACGGTAGCTCCACCACAGGGTACTTCGTGTCCGACCTCCTGCAGTTTGATCAGGTGTCCGGGGATGGGCAGACACGACCCGCCAACTCCACCGTCACATTTGG GTGTGGTTCTCAGCAAGGTGGGGATTTAGGCAGTTCAAACCAAGCCCTTGATGGAATTATAGGGTTCGGTCAATCAAATACGTCAATGCTATCACAGTTATCTGCTGCAGGGAAGGTGAAGAAGATATTTGCTCATTGTTTGGATACTATAAACGGCGGTGGAATTTTCGCTATTGGAAATGTGGTGCAACCAAAAGTCAAAACAACACCATTGGTGCCCAATAT GCCACACTACAATGTAAACCTCAAGTCAATTGATGTTGGTGGTACTGCACTAAAGCTTCCGTCACATATGTTTGATACAGGCGAAAAGAAGGGTACCATAATTGATAGTGGTACGACCTTAACATACCTTCCGGAGATAGTTTACAAGGAAATAATGCTTGCG GTATTTGCCAAGCATAAGGATATAACCTTCCATAATGTTCAAGAATTCCTGTGTTTCCAGTATGTTGGGAG AGTGGATGATGACTTTCCAAAGATCACTTTCCATTTTGAGAATGATCTTCCTTTGAATGTGTATCCACACGATTACTTCTTCGAAAATGGG GATCTGAACCTGCGTTCAAAGGCAGATGCATTTTCAATCCCACCTGAGTCAGAAATGCCAAAATAT GATAACTTATATTGTGTTGGATTCCAAAATGGTGGATTACAATCAAAGGATGGGAAGGGTATGGTGCTTTTGGGAG ATCTGGTCCTTTCAAATAAGTTAGTTGTCTATGACCTGGAAAATCAAGTCATTGGCTGGACTGAGTACAACT GTTCCTCTAGCATTAAAATTAAGGATGAACAGACAGGGGCAACATACACTGTTGACGCTCACAACATCTCCTCAGGATGGAGGTTTCATTGGCAGAAGCATTTGGCTGTGTTGCTGGTAACAATGGTGTACAGCTATCTAATATTCTAA